One genomic segment of Hordeum vulgare subsp. vulgare chromosome 2H, MorexV3_pseudomolecules_assembly, whole genome shotgun sequence includes these proteins:
- the LOC123429392 gene encoding L-type lectin-domain containing receptor kinase SIT2-like: protein MLLLGPYHLVALLLLLVAAGRCLAATGRGDDGRRFVYNGFIGVDLTLDGAAQVMPNGLLMLTNGSLGVTGHAFHPFLLPFRNATGAMRSFSTIFAFAIFGQYDDLSSDGMAFFVSASKETLSGAQSGRYLGLLNQTSNGNQSTRIFAVELDTSKDAEFLDINNNHVGVDVDSLWSLHATPSGYNDDGTGLFQNLSLINRKSIQVWVDYDATAKEITVTIAPLGVARPKKPLLQTIIDLSDVVQSTAYVGFSSASGSIVTAKHFVLGWSFALDEPAPALNISILPALPPASPVRYPYSTRLAILPSGITLLVLAVMLALAIGIGIYICVRQKRLKYSEVREDWEVPFGSNRFSYKDLFHATKGFSDKNLLGRGGFGTVYKGVLREPEMEVAVKRMSHDSRQGVKEFIAEVVSVGRLRHRNLVQLLGYCRRKDELLLVYEYMKNGSLDKYLHGRNDQVLCWSQRYSIIKGVASSLLYLHEDWEQVVIHRDIKASNVLLDSKMNGRLGDFGLARIYDHENAAETTHVAGTMGYLAPELSRAGRPTPFSDVYAFGVFLLEVTCGRKPIFIDDQSNRVLLVEWVLEHHHNGSMLDTVDPRLGGEFNTEEVTIVLKLGLLCTYPSPNARPIMRKVMQYLDRDQLPPDLSPAYISYIMMAQMQNERFDSHDMACSQPAMSVATLSGESVTILREGR, encoded by the coding sequence ATGCTTCTTCTCGGGCCTTACCACTTGGTCGCCCTGCTCCTGCTCCTCGTCGCTGCGGGCCGCTGCCTCGCGGCCACCGGCCGCGGCGATGATGGCCGGCGGTTCGTCTACAACGGCTTCATCGGCGTGGACTTGACGCTCGACGGTGCGGCCCAGGTCATGCCGAACGGTCTCCTCATGCTGACCAACGGAAGCCTTGGAGTGACAGGCCATGCCTTCCACCCGTTCCTGCTGCCGTTCCGCAACGCCACCGGCGCCATGCGGTCCTTCTCGACCATCTTCGCGTTCGCCATCTTCGGTCAGTACGACGACCTGAGCAGCGACGGCATGGCCTTCTTCGTCTCCGCATCCAAGGAGACGCTTTCCGGTGCGCAGTCAGGCCGGTACTTGGGCCTCCTCAACCAAACCAGTAATGGCAACCAGAGCACCCGCATCTTCGCCGTGGAGCTAGACACGTCAAAGGACGCCGAGTTCCtagacatcaacaacaaccacgTTGGTGTCGACGTCGATAGCCTGTGGTCGCTCCATGCCACCCCCTCCGGGTACAACGATGATGGCACCGGTTTGTTTCAGAATCTAAGCCTGATAAACCGGAAGTCCATACAGGTGTGGGTTGACTACGACGCCACGGCCAAGGAGATCACCGTGACCATAGCTCCACTGGGGGTGGCCAGGCCCAAGAAGCCCCTGCTGCAGACCATCATCGACCTCTCCGATGTGGTGCAGAGCACGGCGTACGTTGGGTTCTCGTCCGCAAGTGGAAGTATTGTCACTGCAAAACACTTCGTCCTCGGCTGGAGCTTCGCTCTGGACGAGCCTGCCCCTGCACTCAACATCTCGATTCTGCCGGCCCTTCCACCGGCCAGCCCCGTGCGGTACCCCTACAGCACCAGGTTAGCGATATTACCCAGCGGGATTACTCTGCTGGTCTTAGCAGTAATGCTGGCTTTGGCTATAGGCATCGGAATCTACATATGCGTAAGACAGAAGCGTCTCAAGTACTCTGAGGTGCGTGAGGACTGGGAGGTCCCGTTTGGCTCCAACCGATTTTCATACAAGGACTTGTTTCATGCGACCAAGGGTTTCAGTGACAAGAACTTGCTTGGGCGGGGAGGCTTCGGAACCGTCTACAAGGGTGTGCTTCGAGAGCCGGAGATGGAGGTTGCCGTGAAGAGGATGTCACACGATTCAAGGCAAGGGGTAAAGGAGTTCATCGCCGAGGTGGTGAGCGTTGGTCGTCTACGTCACCGTAACCTCGTGCAATTGTTGGGCTACTGCAGGCGGAAAGATGAACTTCTCCTGGTTTATGAGTACATGAAAAATGGTAGCCTTGACAAATACCTACATGGTAGAAATGACCAAGTCCTATGTTGGTCTCAGAGGTATTCAATCATCAAAGGTGTGGCATCAAGTTTGTTGTATCTACATGAGGACTGGGAGCAGGTCGTCATCCACAGAGATATAAAGGCAAGCAATGTGCTCCTGGATAGTAAGATGAATGGAAGGTTGGGCGATTTTGGTCTTGCAAGAATCTATGACCACGAAAACGCTGCTGAAACCACCCATGTGGCTGGTACCATGGGATATCTTGCGCCAGAACTCTCGCGCGCTGGGAGGCCAACACCCTTCTCCGATGTTTACGCATTTGGTGTGTTTCTCCTAGAGGTCACATGTGGACGCAAGCCAATCTTCATTGATGATCAAAGCAATCGGGTGTTGCTGGTCGAGTGGGTGCTTGAGCACCACCACAATGGCTCAATGCTCGACACGGTGGATCCACGACTCGGAGGGGAATTCAACACAGAGGAGGTAACCATTGTGCTCAAATTGGGTTTGCTATGCACGTACCCGTCGCCCAACGCACGGCCTATCATGCGAAAGGTAATGCAGTACCTCGACCGTGATCAATTGCCTCCTGATTTATCACCGGCCTACATAAGCTACATCAtgatggcacaaatgcaaaatgaGAGGTTTGATTCGCACGACATGGCATGTTCTCAGCCCGCGATGAGTGTCGCCACTTTGTCGGGTGAGTCAGTGACAATTTTGCGAGAGGGAAGGTGA